From the genome of Aliarcobacter lanthieri:
TCCAAAGAGCAGAATTTTTACTAGAAAAAGGTTCTATTGATATGGTTGTTAATAGACAAAAAATGAAACAAACTATAAGTGATTTATTAACAATTTTTAATCAAAAGAAAATTAGCTAAGAAATGAGTTCAAATTTAGAAAAAGCTTTAGGTTTTAAACTCGAAGCTTTTAACTATTTATATGTTTTATGTGATTATGAAACACTTTTAAAAAAAAATATTTCTTTAGAAAATTTTATAAATCTATGTAAAAAAAGAGATGTAAAACTTTTACAATATAGAGATAAAATTTCATCTTTAGAAGTTCAGAAAAACAATCTTATATATATAAAATCAAATTTAAATATACCTATTATTATAAATGATAAAATTGAACTTATAGATTTTGCAGATGGTATTCATTTAGGACAAGATGATTTTTTAGAAATACATAAAAATAAAGAAATAGCAGTAAAATTTCTAAGAGCTAAAATTAAAGATAAGCTTTTAGGGCTTTCAACTCATAATGAGATTGAAATACTTGAAGCAAACTCTTTAAATATTGATATGATAGGTTTAGGTGCTTATAAAAATACATCAACGAAAGATGTAAATAATATTTTAGGGAATAAAATATCATATTTAGCAAAAATATCAAAATATCCAGTTTGTGGTATAGGTGGCGTAAAAGTTGAAGATATTATAGAAAATATAAGATTTAATGTGGTAGGAAGTGCTTTTTTAGATGAAAATTAATATTTATTCAATATTAAAACCAACAAATGATGATTTTGATAAGATCATTAAAGAATTTATCAAGATGTCATCAAAATATGCAAAAGTTGAAGTTCATTATATCTTTAATAAAGAGATAGCAAAAGCACAAACTATTGGTGATAAAGAGGCTCAAGAAATATATACAAAAACTTATTTACCACTTTTAAAAGGATTTAATGTAGCTTTAGATGTTTTAGGTAAACAAGTTGATACTTATGCTTTTTCAAAATTAATAGAAGATAAAAATGAGATAAATTTTTTTAT
Proteins encoded in this window:
- a CDS encoding 23S rRNA (pseudouridine(1915)-N(3))-methyltransferase RlmH, encoding MKINIYSILKPTNDDFDKIIKEFIKMSSKYAKVEVHYIFNKEIAKAQTIGDKEAQEIYTKTYLPLLKGFNVALDVLGKQVDTYAFSKLIEDKNEINFFIGGAFGFEREFLTKCDNVISLSNLTFAHKVANVVLSEQIFRSLCIQNNHPYHK
- a CDS encoding thiamine phosphate synthase, which translates into the protein MSSNLEKALGFKLEAFNYLYVLCDYETLLKKNISLENFINLCKKRDVKLLQYRDKISSLEVQKNNLIYIKSNLNIPIIINDKIELIDFADGIHLGQDDFLEIHKNKEIAVKFLRAKIKDKLLGLSTHNEIEILEANSLNIDMIGLGAYKNTSTKDVNNILGNKISYLAKISKYPVCGIGGVKVEDIIENIRFNVVGSAFLDEN